The proteins below are encoded in one region of Castor canadensis chromosome 6, mCasCan1.hap1v2, whole genome shotgun sequence:
- the LOC109675131 gene encoding LOW QUALITY PROTEIN: taste receptor type 2 member 19-like (The sequence of the model RefSeq protein was modified relative to this genomic sequence to represent the inferred CDS: inserted 1 base in 1 codon; substituted 1 base at 1 genomic stop codon) — protein MNSLAHVTSILVVADFAVGNFPNVFIVLVNCSDWVRRQEVSSRDXILTALAISRVGLLWVIIMNWCSTVFNTREYNGQVAFIGLIAWAIANHFSNWLATVLSIFYLLKIANFSSLLFLQLKRRVENVILVILLGTLLFLIFNFIMLNIEKMVMVNEYEGNVTGKNKIQDTITLSSIIIFTLLNIVPFIVSLICGLLLIYXLCKHVRKMKFHGKGSQDPSTKIHMKALKTVVSFLFLFAMYSFSVILSGWSFNKLMNNAVHLIFQAAGTIYPSSHSCTLIWGNKKLKQAFLSVLGQTSYGLKNGNFQVHRSKTGT, from the exons ATGAATTCATTAGCCCACGTCACTTCCATCTTAGTGGTGGCAGACTTCGCCGTTGGAAATTTCCCCAATGTCTTTATAGTGCTGGTGAACTGCAGTGACTGGGTCAGGAGACAAGAGGTATCCTCAAGGGATTGAATTCTCACTGCTCTGGCCATTTCCAGAGTTGGTTTGCTTTGGGTAATTATCATGAATTGGTGTTCAACTGTGTTTAATACAAGAGAATATAATGGACAGGTAGCATTTATTGGTCTTATTGCCTGGG ctattgccaACCATTTTAGCAACTGGCTTGCAACTGTTCTCAGCATATTTTATTTGCTCAAGATAGCTAATTTTTCCAGTCTTCTATTTCTTCAGCTAAAGAGGAGAGTTGAGAATGTTATTCTTGTGATACTCTTGGGGACTCTgctgtttttgatttttaattttattatgttaaaTATAGAAAAGATGGTGATGGTGAATGAATATGAAGGAAATGtgactgggaaaaataaaatacaggacaCCATAACCCTTTCAAGTATTATTATATTTACTCTGCTAAACATCGTACCTTTTATTGTATCACTGATATGTGGCTTGCTATTAATCT TCCTGTGTAAACATGTCAGGAAAATGAAGTTCCATGGCAAAGGATCCCAAGATCCCAGCACCAAGATCCATATGAAGGCTTTAAAAACCGTGGTGTCCTTTCTCTTCCTATTTGCCATGTATTCCTTCTCTGTAATCTTGTCAGGTTGGAGTTTTAATAAGCTTATGAACAATGCAGTCCACTTGATTTTCCAGGCTGCTGGTACTATCTATCCTTCAAGTCATTCATGCACCCTGATTTGGGGAAACAAGAAGCTGAAACAGGCCTTTCTGTCTGTTCTGGGGCAGACAAGTTATGGCTTAAAGAATGGAAACTTTCAAGTCCATAGGTCAAAAACAGGGACATAG